Part of the Chloroflexota bacterium genome is shown below.
AGATTTGGCGGCGACGAATTTTGAGCGTTGGCGTGAGCAAATCATTTTCAATTGTAAAATCTTCGGGCAAAATTTCATAGGCCTTAATTTGCTCGAATGAAGGCAAGGTTGGGTTGATCGTTTGCACTTCGTGTTCAATCGCAGCAACTAATTTAGGATGTTTATGTAAATTAGCATCAACTGGCACATGCTCACGATTGGCCCAAGCGGTGACGGCTTCCATATCGAGCGTGAACAACGCCACCAAATAGGGTCGGCGATCGCCGAAAACGGCACATTGCGAAATGTACGGGCTATTTTTGAAGGCAGCTTCGACGGCTTGCGGCGCAATATTTTTGCCCGATGCGGTAATTAGCAAATCTTTTTTGCGATCAACGATGCTCAAAAAGCCATCAGCATCGATTTTGCCGATGTCGCCAGTGTGAAACCAGCCATCGATCAAGGCTTCGTTGGTTTTTTCAGGGTTGTTGTAGTAGCCACTCAGAATCAAATTGCCGCGCACCAGCACTTCGCCATCATCAGCAATTTTGATTTCGTTGCCAGGAAACACCTTGCCAACCGTGCCTAGCCGATAATCATCGGGGCGATTGGCAGTTACCGCAGCAGACGTTTCGGTCAAGCCCCAACCTTCGAGCAACAATACACCCGCACCATTGAAAAATTCCAAAATCTCGATGTCGAGCGGAGCGCCGCCCGTAATTGCATAGCGAATATTGCCGCCAAGTAAGGCGCGAACCTTCTTAAACACTAAGCGATCAGCCAAGGCATATTTCAACTTGAATGCTGCCGGAACCGCTGCTTTTTGGCCTTTGTAGCGGCTCATTTGACGGGCGATCGCCAGCGCCCAGGCAAAAATCCGTTTGCGAATTGGGCTAGCTTCGGCGCGTGCCTGAGCGGTGCTGAAAATCTTTTCGTACATGCGCGGGACGCTGAAGAAGAAGGTTGGTTTGATCGCTTGCACATCTTCCAGCACTTGTTTGATCGATTCGATAATTGCAGTGTTGAGACCGTTATCGACTCCACACATATGCTGCAAGCGGCCAAAAATATGAGCGGCTGGCAAAAACAGCACATCATCATCGCCAGCTTGCATGGCCATGGTCGTGCGAATCGCGGTTAATTCGCCGAGCAAGGCCCGATGCGCCAACATTGCGCCTTTGGGATTGCCAGTTGTGCCCGATGTATAGACAATCGTCGCCAAATCTTCTGGCTCGATCTGTTGGGCGCAGTTGGTGGCAAAAACCTCTTGGGCCGTTGCATCGCTGGTGGCCATGCGCCGCAAACTGGTCAGCGATAAAATCCATGGGTCATCATTGGGCAAATCGCGGCCATCAAAAATAATTACCCGTTCGATATGTTCAAGCTGCGAGCGAACCTTTTGCAATTTATCGTACTGCTCGCGATTTTCGATCAACAAGAATTTGAGGTCAGCATCTTGGGCGATAAAGGCCACAGTATCGGCCATCAACGAGGGGTAAATTGAAACAGGCACAGCCCCTGAACAAACCAAAGCCCAATCCGATTCGACCCAATCGGCACTGGTATTGGACATAATGCCCACGCGATCACCTTTTTGCAACCCCAACTGTTGAAAACCAGCCATCAACTGATAGACATGGCGTTGATGTTCGGCGTTGGTGCAGGTAATCCATTCGCCATTGCGGCGAGTTCGCCAGCGATTGAGATGGGCAAAGGCTTGTGAACGCTCGCGAAACAACTCACCCAGATTACGAAATGACATTGGCTACCTCCAAGACCTTTGCAACAATTCAACGGCGAACGACAACGGCTGTGGTTAGCAAGCTAGCTAGTTAGAGAGTGAAGTGCGGGTTAAACAAGCGCCAGATGGCGAGCATTGTTGGCGCTTGGTAGGAATAGGCAGATTGGCAACACCGCTTAACTATTCGTTTTCTGGTGCTTGATCCAGATCATGGGCTAATTCAGCTAGTAATTCTTTGGCGGCGCGTTCATTGACTTTGGTTCGCCCAACCTCGGCCTCAGGTGTAATGCCTTCCATCTCCAAAAAATCAACGATATGGCGTTGATGTTGTTGAAGCAAGGCTGGTGTTAATAACTCATCGAGGTGGACAAAAACCTGCATGAAGGCTCCCGTTTATGCACTGTGGTGGAATCTAGAGCTATGATACAGTTTTTTAGGTTGCGCGGCAAGTAGTTTGACCAAGCAATTCCGTTAATAGATGGCGAGTCTTTGCTATACTTAGCACTGCATGTCGATTGCCAATTAAGGGGATATTTGATCATGGCACATTCAGATGTTTACGATCCAATTCATAACGAATTATGGGCTTTATCAGTTATGGCCAGCACACTCGATAATGTGCGAGTACGGGTTTCTGGCCTACAACCTGATGTTCAGCAAGAGCGACCGCAAGGCTTTGAGCGCTCGTTGGCCCATGTGATTGCCAGCCTGCGTCGCGGCGAAGCTGAATTAATTGAAGTCTTCGAAAAAGCTTTGAAGGCTGAAAATCCCAGCCTCAACACGATTTTCAATCGCTACCCCAAGGCGTTTGTGCTCAATCCAGCTGAGGAGCTTGGCAGCTTTATGGATAGCCGCGAAACCAGCTTGGGCTTGTTGCGCAGCTTAACCAGTGAGCAATGGGAGCGCAAAGTTAATGATCCTGAACGCGGGTTGGTCAGTTTAAGCCAATTAGCGGTCGAACGCGCCAACCTCGATATCGAAGAAATGGATTATATGGCCCAATTGCGCCAAGCGATCTTGCGGCTTGAGCCAATTC
Proteins encoded:
- a CDS encoding long-chain fatty acid--CoA ligase translates to MSFRNLGELFRERSQAFAHLNRWRTRRNGEWITCTNAEHQRHVYQLMAGFQQLGLQKGDRVGIMSNTSADWVESDWALVCSGAVPVSIYPSLMADTVAFIAQDADLKFLLIENREQYDKLQKVRSQLEHIERVIIFDGRDLPNDDPWILSLTSLRRMATSDATAQEVFATNCAQQIEPEDLATIVYTSGTTGNPKGAMLAHRALLGELTAIRTTMAMQAGDDDVLFLPAAHIFGRLQHMCGVDNGLNTAIIESIKQVLEDVQAIKPTFFFSVPRMYEKIFSTAQARAEASPIRKRIFAWALAIARQMSRYKGQKAAVPAAFKLKYALADRLVFKKVRALLGGNIRYAITGGAPLDIEILEFFNGAGVLLLEGWGLTETSAAVTANRPDDYRLGTVGKVFPGNEIKIADDGEVLVRGNLILSGYYNNPEKTNEALIDGWFHTGDIGKIDADGFLSIVDRKKDLLITASGKNIAPQAVEAAFKNSPYISQCAVFGDRRPYLVALFTLDMEAVTAWANREHVPVDANLHKHPKLVAAIEHEVQTINPTLPSFEQIKAYEILPEDFTIENDLLTPTLKIRRRQIYERFAKSFEQLYKR
- a CDS encoding DinB family protein, which produces MAHSDVYDPIHNELWALSVMASTLDNVRVRVSGLQPDVQQERPQGFERSLAHVIASLRRGEAELIEVFEKALKAENPSLNTIFNRYPKAFVLNPAEELGSFMDSRETSLGLLRSLTSEQWERKVNDPERGLVSLSQLAVERANLDIEEMDYMAQLRQAILRLEPIQGNDAR